From Spartinivicinus ruber, the proteins below share one genomic window:
- a CDS encoding tail fiber domain-containing protein, which yields MKKIFILTFLVSITSISNAYAYCSTKNCVVRFSDIRLKENTVQIGSSLEKVSQLKGVTFEWKSPRETDIEHLPQRKDIGVIAQDVEKVFPELVHNIKVTDKNGAEIILKKVNYAGLVGVLIEAVKELKQENIELREQLAITI from the coding sequence ATGAAAAAAATATTCATATTAACTTTTTTAGTTTCAATTACATCTATTTCAAATGCTTATGCATATTGTAGTACCAAAAACTGTGTCGTACGATTTAGTGATATAAGACTAAAGGAAAACACAGTACAAATAGGCAGCTCTTTAGAAAAAGTATCTCAATTAAAAGGTGTTACTTTTGAGTGGAAAAGTCCTAGAGAGACTGATATCGAACACCTTCCCCAAAGAAAAGATATTGGTGTAATTGCTCAGGATGTAGAAAAAGTGTTTCCAGAGTTGGTTCATAATATCAAAGTCACAGATAAGAATGGTGCTGAAATCATACTTAAAAAAGTTAACTATGCTGGACTAGTTGGTGTTTTAATCGAAGCTGTGAAAGAGTTGAAACAAGAAAATATAGAACTACGCGAACAGCTAGCCATTACAATCTGA